The following are encoded in a window of Streptomyces sp. SAT1 genomic DNA:
- the dop gene encoding depupylase/deamidase Dop produces the protein MTVRRVMGIETEYGISVPGHPNANAMLTSSQIVNAYAAAMHRARRARWDFEEENPLRDARGFDLAREAADSTQLTDEDIGLANVILTNGARLYVDHAHPEYSAPEVTNPRDAVLWDKAGERIMAEAAERAAQLPGAQPIHLYKNNTDNKGASYGTHENYLMRRETAFSDIVRHLTPFFVSRQVVTGAGRVGIGQDGHEHGFQLSQRADYFEVEVGLETTLKRPIINTRDEPHADAEKYRRLHVIIGDANLSEISTYLKLGTTALVLSMIEDGFIAVDLAVDQPVRTLHQVSHDPSLKRLITLRSGRTLTAVQLQMEYFELSRKYVEERFGADADEQTKDVLARWEDTLNRLENDPMSLAGELDWVAKRALMDGYRRRDGLDWDAARLHLVDLQYADVRPEKGLYNRLVARGRMQRLLDESEVDRARRKPPEDTRAYFRGRCLEQYADDVAAASWDSVIFDLPGRDSLQRVPTLEPLRGTRNHVKELLDRCRTAEDLVRVLSGG, from the coding sequence ATGACCGTACGGCGAGTGATGGGCATCGAGACGGAGTACGGGATCTCCGTCCCCGGTCACCCGAACGCCAATGCCATGCTCACCTCGTCCCAGATCGTCAACGCCTACGCGGCGGCGATGCACCGGGCCCGCCGGGCCCGCTGGGACTTCGAGGAGGAGAACCCGCTGCGGGACGCCCGCGGCTTCGACCTCGCCCGCGAGGCCGCCGACTCCACCCAGCTCACGGACGAGGACATCGGCCTGGCCAATGTGATCCTCACCAACGGCGCCCGGCTCTACGTCGACCACGCCCACCCCGAGTACAGCGCCCCGGAGGTCACCAACCCGCGCGACGCCGTGCTGTGGGACAAGGCGGGCGAGCGGATCATGGCCGAGGCCGCCGAGCGGGCCGCCCAGCTGCCCGGGGCCCAGCCGATCCACCTCTACAAGAACAACACCGACAACAAGGGCGCCTCCTACGGCACGCACGAGAACTACCTGATGCGGCGCGAGACCGCCTTCTCCGACATCGTGCGCCACCTCACGCCCTTCTTCGTCTCCCGCCAGGTCGTCACCGGCGCCGGCCGCGTCGGCATCGGCCAGGACGGCCACGAGCACGGCTTCCAGCTCAGCCAGCGCGCCGACTACTTCGAGGTCGAGGTCGGACTGGAGACGACGCTCAAGCGTCCGATCATCAACACCCGCGACGAACCGCACGCCGACGCGGAGAAGTACCGCCGGCTGCACGTGATCATCGGCGACGCCAACCTCTCCGAGATCTCCACCTATCTCAAGCTCGGCACGACCGCCCTGGTCCTTTCCATGATCGAGGACGGCTTCATCGCCGTCGACCTGGCCGTGGACCAGCCCGTGCGCACCCTGCACCAGGTCTCGCACGACCCGTCCCTCAAGCGGCTGATCACGCTGCGCAGCGGCCGGACACTCACCGCTGTGCAGCTCCAGATGGAGTACTTCGAGCTGTCGCGCAAGTACGTCGAGGAGCGCTTCGGCGCGGACGCCGACGAGCAGACCAAGGACGTCCTGGCCCGCTGGGAGGACACCCTCAACCGGCTGGAGAACGACCCGATGAGCCTGGCCGGCGAGCTGGACTGGGTCGCCAAGCGGGCGCTGATGGACGGCTACCGGCGCCGTGACGGCCTCGACTGGGACGCCGCCCGGCTGCATCTGGTGGACCTCCAGTACGCCGACGTACGCCCCGAGAAGGGCCTCTACAACCGGCTGGTGGCCCGCGGACGCATGCAGCGCCTGCTGGACGAGTCCGAGGTCGACCGGGCCCGCAGGAAGCCGCCGGAGGACACCCGGGCCTACTTCCGCGGCCGCTGCCTGGAGCAGTACGCCGACGACGTGGCCGCGGCCTCCTGGGACTCGGTCATCTTCGATCTCCCCGGACGCGACTCCCTCCAGCGCGTCCCAACCCTGGAACCGCTTCGCGGAACGCGTAATCACGTCAAGGAGCTGCTGGACCGGTGCCGGACGGCGGAAGACCTGGTCAGGGTCCTGTCCGGCGGCTGA
- the arc gene encoding proteasome ATPase, producing the protein MAAHDDDMNRGIRPGRGSDDPAGQIAYLEQEIAVLRRKLADSPRHTRILEERIVELQTNLAGVSAQNERLANTLREARDQIVALKEEVDRLAQPPAGFGVFLQSNEDGTADIFTGGRKLRVNVSPGVELDELRRGQEVMLNEALNVVEAMQYERVGDIVTLKEILEDGERALVIGHTDEERVVRLAEPLLDVTIRAGDALLLEPRSGYVYEVVPKSEVEELVLEEVPDIGYEQIGGLGNQIEMIRDAVELPYLYPDLFKEHELRPPKGVLLYGPPGCGKTLIAKAVANSLAKKVAEVTGQAAGKSFFLNIKGPELLNKYVGETERQIRLVFQRAREKASEGTPVIVFFDEMESLFRTRGSGVSSDVENTIVPQLLAEIDGVEGLQNVVVIGASNREDMIDPAILRPGRLDVKIKIERPDAEAAKDIFAKYLTERLPLHGDDLTEHGGDKQATVGAMIQTAVEQMYAESEENRFLEVTYANGDKEVLYFKDFNSGAMIENIVGRAKKMAIKDFLEKEQKGLRVSHLLQACVDEFKENEDLPNTTNPDDWARISGKKGERIVYIRTLITGKQGADTGRSIDTVANTGQYL; encoded by the coding sequence GTGGCAGCCCACGACGACGACATGAACCGCGGCATCCGCCCGGGACGAGGGTCCGACGACCCGGCCGGGCAGATCGCCTACCTTGAGCAGGAGATCGCCGTCCTGCGACGCAAGCTCGCCGACTCTCCGCGGCACACGAGGATTCTCGAGGAGCGGATCGTCGAGCTGCAGACCAACCTGGCCGGCGTCTCCGCGCAGAACGAACGGCTGGCGAACACCCTCCGCGAGGCCCGCGACCAGATCGTGGCCCTCAAGGAGGAGGTCGACCGGCTCGCGCAGCCGCCGGCCGGCTTCGGCGTCTTCCTTCAGTCCAACGAGGACGGCACCGCCGACATCTTCACCGGCGGCCGCAAACTGCGGGTGAACGTCAGCCCCGGCGTCGAGCTCGACGAGCTGCGGCGCGGCCAGGAAGTGATGCTCAACGAAGCGCTCAACGTGGTCGAGGCCATGCAGTACGAGCGCGTCGGCGACATCGTCACCCTCAAGGAGATCCTGGAGGACGGCGAGCGCGCCCTGGTCATCGGGCACACCGACGAGGAGCGCGTGGTGCGCCTCGCCGAGCCGCTGCTCGACGTGACCATCCGCGCAGGCGACGCCCTCCTGCTCGAACCCAGGTCGGGCTACGTCTACGAGGTCGTGCCCAAGAGCGAGGTCGAGGAGCTCGTCCTCGAAGAGGTGCCCGACATCGGCTACGAGCAGATCGGCGGCCTCGGCAACCAGATCGAGATGATCCGGGACGCGGTCGAGCTGCCGTACCTCTACCCGGACCTGTTCAAGGAGCACGAACTGCGCCCGCCCAAGGGCGTCCTGCTCTACGGGCCGCCCGGATGCGGCAAGACGCTCATCGCCAAGGCCGTCGCCAACTCGCTGGCCAAGAAGGTCGCCGAGGTCACCGGCCAGGCCGCCGGCAAGAGCTTCTTCCTCAACATCAAGGGCCCCGAGCTGCTGAACAAGTACGTCGGCGAGACCGAGCGGCAGATCCGCCTGGTCTTCCAGCGCGCCCGGGAGAAGGCCAGCGAGGGCACCCCCGTCATCGTCTTCTTCGACGAGATGGAGTCCCTCTTCCGCACCCGCGGCTCCGGTGTCAGCTCGGACGTGGAGAACACCATCGTCCCGCAGCTGCTCGCCGAGATCGACGGCGTGGAGGGCCTGCAGAACGTGGTGGTGATCGGCGCCTCCAACCGCGAGGACATGATCGACCCCGCCATCCTGCGGCCCGGCCGGCTCGATGTGAAGATCAAGATCGAGCGTCCGGACGCCGAGGCGGCCAAGGACATCTTCGCGAAGTACCTCACCGAGCGCCTGCCGCTGCACGGGGACGACCTCACCGAGCACGGCGGCGACAAGCAGGCCACGGTCGGGGCCATGATCCAGACCGCGGTCGAGCAGATGTACGCGGAATCCGAGGAGAACCGCTTCCTGGAGGTCACCTACGCCAATGGCGACAAGGAAGTCCTTTACTTCAAGGACTTCAATTCCGGCGCCATGATCGAGAACATCGTGGGCCGCGCCAAGAAAATGGCGATCAAGGACTTCCTGGAGAAGGAACAGAAGGGTCTTCGCGTCTCCCACCTGCTCCAGGCATGTGTGGACGAGTTCAAGGAGAACGAGGACCTGCCGAACACCACCAACCCGGACGACTGGGCCCGGATCTCCGGAAAGAAGGGCGAGCGGATCGTCTACATCCGCACCCTCATCACCGGAAAGCAGGGCGCGGACACCGGCCGCTCCATCGACACGGTGGCGAACACCGGGCAGTACCTGTAA
- a CDS encoding ferredoxin, which produces MSVQQQTADGGEELEVWIDQDLCTGDGICAQYAPEVFELDIDGLAYVKGPGDELLQAQGAATPVPLPLLTDVVDSARECPGECIHVRRVLDRVEVYGPDAG; this is translated from the coding sequence ATGAGCGTGCAGCAGCAGACCGCGGACGGCGGCGAGGAGCTGGAGGTCTGGATCGACCAGGACCTGTGCACCGGCGACGGCATCTGCGCGCAGTACGCGCCGGAGGTGTTCGAGCTGGACATCGACGGGCTGGCCTATGTGAAGGGCCCCGGGGACGAGCTGCTCCAGGCGCAGGGCGCGGCAACGCCCGTGCCGCTGCCGCTTCTCACGGACGTGGTGGACTCGGCGCGGGAGTGTCCGGGCGAGTGCATCCATGTGCGGCGGGTTCTGGACAGGGTCGAGGTGTACGGCCCGGACGCTGGGTGA